A stretch of the Vigna radiata var. radiata cultivar VC1973A chromosome 9, Vradiata_ver6, whole genome shotgun sequence genome encodes the following:
- the LOC106773107 gene encoding ABC transporter G family member 11-like isoform X2, with the protein MFSLHVQNNGPCLSFLYLDTKHFNSQQITKEGRTKIRISMTCSSSVHCDFLMQEELILEESSRNKPTLHMLIAEEAEGDDTKSIEMSVRVQRAKEDITVTWENLWVTVSSGKTKKPILQGLTGYASPGRILAIMGPSGCGKSTLLDSLAGRLSSQMKHSGKILINGQKQTLAYGTSGYVTQEDAMLSTLTAGETLYYSAELQFPDSMSTAEKKEQADITLREMGLQGAINTRVGGWGSKGLSGGQKRRLSICIEILTRPRLLFLDEPTSGLDSAASYYVMSRIATLNLRDGIRRTIVTSIHQPSSEVFELFHDLCLLSSGETVYFGPASGANQFFSSNGFPCPTLHNPSDHYLRIINKDFEQDAEEGFGKGVSTEKAIETLVKSYRLSQVRKQVKSEVKKIVESDSCETRKNRTHAAFPTQCLVLTRRSSLQFFRDISNYWLRLIVFIVIAISIGSMFYNIGTDDGSIQGRGSLLIFFVSVLTFMTLVGGFSPLLEEMKVFGRERLNGHYGVTAFLIGQTFSAVPYM; encoded by the exons ATGTTTTCACTTCACGTACAAAACAATGGACCATGCTTAAGCTTTCTATATCTTGATACCAAACACTTCAATTCCCAACAGAtaacaaaagaaggaagaacaaaaataagaattagCATGACCTGTTCCAGTTCTGTTCACTGTGATTTTCTCATGCAAGAAGAACTCATTTTAGAAGAGAGCAGCAGAAATAAACCTACTCTGCATATGCTCATAGCAGAAGAAG CTGAAGGTGATGACACCAAGTCGATAGAAATGAGTGTAAGAGTTCAGAGAGCGAAGGAGGACATAACAGTGACATGGGAGAATTTGTGGGTCACTGTTTCAAGTGGAAAGACAAAGAAGCCAATTCTGCAGGGTCTTACAGGTTATGCTAGCCCAGGAAGGATTCTGGCCATAATGGGCCCTTCAGGATGTGGAAAATCTACACTTCTTGATAGTTTGGCAG GAAGATTGAGCTCACAGATGAAGCATTCAGGGAAGATTCTAATCAATGGCCAGAAACAAACACTGGCCTATGGGACATCA GGCTATGTAACACAAGAAGATGCTATGCTGTCAACTTTAACAGCTGGGGAAACTTTATACTACTCTGCTGAGCTTCAGTTTCCAGATTCCATGTCCACAGCAGAGAAgaaggaacaggcagatatcaCACTGAGAGAAATGGGTCTGCAAGGTGCCATTAACACAAGGGTTGGAGGGTGGGGTTCTAAAGGTCTGAGTGGGGGACAAAAGAGGAGACTTAGCATCTGCATTGAGATTCTAACACGGCCAAGACTCCTTTTCCTTGATGAACCAACAAGTGGACTTGATAGTGCAGCTTCCTATTATGTTATGAGTAGAATTGCAACTCTAAATCTAAGAGATGGAATTCGAAGGACTATTGTTACTTCCATCCATCAGCCAAGCAGTGAAGTCTTTGAACTTTTTCATGATCTCTGTCTTCTGTCTTCTGGCGAAACTGTATACTTTGGTCCAGCCTCTGGTGCAAATCAG TTTTTTTCTTCAAACGGTTTCCCATGCCCAACTCTCCACAATCCTTCTGATCACTACTTAAGGATCATAAATAAAGATTTCGAACAG GATGCTGAAGAAGGCTTTGGTAAGGGAGTAAGTACAGAAAAAGCAATCGAAACCCTTGTAAAGTCTTACAGGTTGTCTCAAGTAAGAAAACAAGTTAAAAGTGAAgtgaaaaaaatagttgaaagt GATTCTTGTGAAACAAGGAAGAACAGGACTCATGCTGCATTTCCTACTCAATGCCTTGTTCTTACAAGAAGATCATCATTGCAATTCTTTCGTGACATAAGCAATTACTGGCTCCGTCTAATTGTCTTTATTGTAATAGCTATAAGCATTGGATCTATGTTCTATAACATAGGCACAGACGACGGATCTATTCAG GGGAGAGGTTCTCTgctcatattttttgtttcagttCTGACTTTCATGACCCTTGTCGGTGGATTTTCTCCACTCTTGGAGGAAATGAAG GTATTTGGACGAGAGAGATTGAATGGGCACTATGGTGTGACAGCATTTCTGATAGGCCAGACATTCTCTGCTGTTCCTTATATG TGA
- the LOC106773107 gene encoding ABC transporter G family member 11-like isoform X1, with product MFSLHVQNNGPCLSFLYLDTKHFNSQQITKEGRTKIRISMTCSSSVHCDFLMQEELILEESSRNKPTLHMLIAEEAEGDDTKSIEMSVRVQRAKEDITVTWENLWVTVSSGKTKKPILQGLTGYASPGRILAIMGPSGCGKSTLLDSLAGRLSSQMKHSGKILINGQKQTLAYGTSGYVTQEDAMLSTLTAGETLYYSAELQFPDSMSTAEKKEQADITLREMGLQGAINTRVGGWGSKGLSGGQKRRLSICIEILTRPRLLFLDEPTSGLDSAASYYVMSRIATLNLRDGIRRTIVTSIHQPSSEVFELFHDLCLLSSGETVYFGPASGANQFFSSNGFPCPTLHNPSDHYLRIINKDFEQDAEEGFGKGVSTEKAIETLVKSYRLSQVRKQVKSEVKKIVESDSCETRKNRTHAAFPTQCLVLTRRSSLQFFRDISNYWLRLIVFIVIAISIGSMFYNIGTDDGSIQGRGSLLIFFVSVLTFMTLVGGFSPLLEEMKVFGRERLNGHYGVTAFLIGQTFSAVPYMVLISVIPGGIVYHLCGLHKGIDRFFYFTCLLFSIVMWVESLMLVIGSICPNYVIGMFLTGGVEGLMILTGGFYRLPNDLPKPLWKYPFYYVSFLKYAFQGSFKNDFDGLTFSVNLEGGGTASISGREVLSETWHLEMDHSKWVDLAIMFGMIFLYRVLFLLVTKLKEKSKPFLASITLRP from the exons ATGTTTTCACTTCACGTACAAAACAATGGACCATGCTTAAGCTTTCTATATCTTGATACCAAACACTTCAATTCCCAACAGAtaacaaaagaaggaagaacaaaaataagaattagCATGACCTGTTCCAGTTCTGTTCACTGTGATTTTCTCATGCAAGAAGAACTCATTTTAGAAGAGAGCAGCAGAAATAAACCTACTCTGCATATGCTCATAGCAGAAGAAG CTGAAGGTGATGACACCAAGTCGATAGAAATGAGTGTAAGAGTTCAGAGAGCGAAGGAGGACATAACAGTGACATGGGAGAATTTGTGGGTCACTGTTTCAAGTGGAAAGACAAAGAAGCCAATTCTGCAGGGTCTTACAGGTTATGCTAGCCCAGGAAGGATTCTGGCCATAATGGGCCCTTCAGGATGTGGAAAATCTACACTTCTTGATAGTTTGGCAG GAAGATTGAGCTCACAGATGAAGCATTCAGGGAAGATTCTAATCAATGGCCAGAAACAAACACTGGCCTATGGGACATCA GGCTATGTAACACAAGAAGATGCTATGCTGTCAACTTTAACAGCTGGGGAAACTTTATACTACTCTGCTGAGCTTCAGTTTCCAGATTCCATGTCCACAGCAGAGAAgaaggaacaggcagatatcaCACTGAGAGAAATGGGTCTGCAAGGTGCCATTAACACAAGGGTTGGAGGGTGGGGTTCTAAAGGTCTGAGTGGGGGACAAAAGAGGAGACTTAGCATCTGCATTGAGATTCTAACACGGCCAAGACTCCTTTTCCTTGATGAACCAACAAGTGGACTTGATAGTGCAGCTTCCTATTATGTTATGAGTAGAATTGCAACTCTAAATCTAAGAGATGGAATTCGAAGGACTATTGTTACTTCCATCCATCAGCCAAGCAGTGAAGTCTTTGAACTTTTTCATGATCTCTGTCTTCTGTCTTCTGGCGAAACTGTATACTTTGGTCCAGCCTCTGGTGCAAATCAG TTTTTTTCTTCAAACGGTTTCCCATGCCCAACTCTCCACAATCCTTCTGATCACTACTTAAGGATCATAAATAAAGATTTCGAACAG GATGCTGAAGAAGGCTTTGGTAAGGGAGTAAGTACAGAAAAAGCAATCGAAACCCTTGTAAAGTCTTACAGGTTGTCTCAAGTAAGAAAACAAGTTAAAAGTGAAgtgaaaaaaatagttgaaagt GATTCTTGTGAAACAAGGAAGAACAGGACTCATGCTGCATTTCCTACTCAATGCCTTGTTCTTACAAGAAGATCATCATTGCAATTCTTTCGTGACATAAGCAATTACTGGCTCCGTCTAATTGTCTTTATTGTAATAGCTATAAGCATTGGATCTATGTTCTATAACATAGGCACAGACGACGGATCTATTCAG GGGAGAGGTTCTCTgctcatattttttgtttcagttCTGACTTTCATGACCCTTGTCGGTGGATTTTCTCCACTCTTGGAGGAAATGAAG GTATTTGGACGAGAGAGATTGAATGGGCACTATGGTGTGACAGCATTTCTGATAGGCCAGACATTCTCTGCTGTTCCTTATATGGTACTGATCTCTGTTATTCCTGGAGGAATAGTGTACCACCTTTGTGGATTGCACAAGGGAATAGATCGTTTCTTCTACTTCACTTGTTTGCTATTTTCCATAGTGATGTGGGTTGAGAGTCTCATGTTGGTGATCGGTAGCATCTGCCCCAACTATGTAATAGGCATGTTCCTTACTGGTGGAGTTGAAGGACTAATGATTCTAACAGGTGGATTCTACAGACTGCCAAATGATCTTCCGAAGCCATTGTGGAAGTACCCTTTCTACTATGTTTCATTCCTCAAATATGCCTTCCAAGGATCCTTCAAGAATGACTTTGATGGCCTAACATTTTCAGTGAACCTAGAAGGTGGAGGCACCGCAAGCATTAGTGGTAGAGAAGTTCTATCAGAAACATGGCACCTGGAAATGGATCACTCTAAGTGGGTTGATCTTGCAATCATGTTTGGAATGATTTTTCTGTATCGTGTTCTGTTCTTGCTCGTCACTAAGTTGAAGGAGAAGTCCAAGCCTTTTCTTGCCTCCATTACTCTTCGACCATGA
- the LOC106773108 gene encoding ABC transporter G family member 11-like: protein MEEENDITVTWENLQARVAGGKNRKLILNGLTGYAQPGKLLAIMGPSGCGKSTLLDALAGRLGSNIKQTGKILINGLKQELAYGTSGYVTQDDAMLSCLTAGETLYYSAELQFPNSMSITEKKERADATLREMGLQDAINTRVGGWSCKGLSGGQKRRLSICIEILTHPRLLFLDEPTSGLDSAASFYVMTGIASLILKDGIQRTIVASIHQPSSQVFQLFHHLCLLSSGETVYFGPASHANQFFSSNGFPCPSLYNPSDHYLRIINKDFNQDADEGITTEEATNILVSSYKSSEYSNDVQNEIAKISVNDSGAVGRKKIHAAFLTQCLVLLKRSSKQIYRDISNYWLRLTVFIAVSVSLGSIFYHVGASMRSIQERGSLLCFFVSVLCFMTLVGGFSPLIEEMKVLKRERLNGHYGITAFLVGSTFSAVPYTLLISIIPGAIVTYLSGLHKGLENFVYFSCVLFGIVMWVESLMMVVGSIFPNFVMGVITAGGVEGVMILTSGFYRLPNDLPKPLWKYPFYHVSFLNYAFQGLLKNEFEGLMFGSDGISLSGRYILSETWHVQMGHSKWFDLSIMFGMILLYRVLFLIITKCKEKFKHVHVGTNAPQTKVFSRTNITDL from the exons ATGGAGGAAGAGAACGACATAACAGTGACATGGGAGAATTTGCAGGCTAGAGTTGCCGGTGGAAAGAATAGAAAATTAATACTGAATGGTTTAACTGGTTATGCACAACCAGGGAAGCTTTTGGCTATAATGGGTCCTTCTGGTTGTGGCAAATCGACACTTCTTGATGCTTTAGCAG GAAGATTGGGATCGAACATAAAGCAAACGGGGAAGATTCTAATCAATGGCCTGAAGCAAGAACTGGCCTACGGAACATCA GGGTACGTGACACAAGACGATGCGATGCTGTCATGTTTAACAGCTGGAGAAACGTTGTACTACTCAGCTGAACTCCAATTTCCAAACAGCATGTCTATAACTGAGAAGAAGGAACGAGCAGATGCTACGCTGAGAGAAATGGGTCTGCAAGATGCGATCAACACAAGGGTTGGAGGGTGGAGTTGTAAAGGTCTGAGTGGGGGACAGAAACGGAGACTCAGCATATGCATTGAGATTCTAACACATCCCAGACTCCTCTTCCTTGATGAACCAACCAGTGGCCTTGATAGTGCAGCTTCCTTTTATGTTATGACTGGAATTGCAAGTCTCATTCTAAAGGATGGCATTCAAAGGACTATTGTGGCTTCCATCCACCAGCCTAGCAGTCAGGTTTTCCAACTTTTTCATCATCTTTGTCTTCTCTCTTCAGGAGAGACTGTGTATTTTGGACCAGCCTCTCATGCAAATCAG tttttctcttccaatgGTTTTCCCTGCCCATCTCTCTACAATCCTTCAGATCATTACCTAAGGATCATAAACAAAGATTTCAATCAG GATGCCGACGAAGGAATTACCACTGAAGAAGCAACTAATATCCTTGTCAGTTCTTATAAATCGTCTGAATATAGTAATGACGTTCAGAATGAAATAGCAAAAATAAGTGTAAAC GATTCTGGTGCAGTTGGAAGGAAGAAGATTCACGCTGCATTCCTTACTCAGTGTCTGGTTCTTCTGAAAAGATCTTCGAAGCAAATCTATCGTGATATAAGCAATTACTGGTTACGTCTGACTGTCTTTATAGCAGTATCTGTAAGCTTGGGCTCTATTTTCTATCACGTTGGTGCAAGTATGAGATCAATTCAg GAAAGAGGATCGCTGCTTTGTTTTTTCGTTTCGGTTCTGTGTTTCATGACACTTGTCGGTGGATTCTCGCCGTTAATAGAGGAAATGAAG GTGTTAAAGAGAGAGAGATTGAATGGACATTATGGTATAACAGCTTTTCTGGTAGGGAGCACATTTTCTGCTGTTCCTTACACACTACTGATATCTATCATTCCGGGAGCTATAGTTACTTATCTTTCTGGACTGCACAAAGGATTAGAGAACTTTGTATACTTTTCTTGTGTACTATTTGGTATTGTGATGTGGGTTGAGAGCCTGATGATGGTTGTTGGGAGcatttttccaaattttgttATGGGTGTGATCACTGCTGGTGGGGTTGAAGGAGTGATGATTTTGACAAGTGGATTCTACAGGCTGCCTAATGATCTTCCGAAACCNTTATGGAAATACCCTTTCTACCATGTTTCCTTCCTCAACTATGCTTTCCAAGGATTGTTAAAGAATGAATTTGAGGGATTAATGTTTGGTTCAGATGGCATAAGTCTTAGTGGTAGATATATTCTTTCAGAGACATGGCATGTGCAAATGGGTCATTCAAAGTGGTTTGATCTTTCTATCATGTTTGGTATGATTCTTCTCTATAGAGTTCTATTCTTGATCATCACTAAATGCAAGGAGAAATTCAAACATGTTCATGTTGGCACTAATGCTCCTCAAACAAAAGTTTTCTCCAGAACCAACATCACTGATCTTTAG